The genomic segment CGCTCCGGCCGCCGATGAGATCTTGCGGGCCACGGACGGATCGATGGTGCGGAGGTGTTACTCTCGTAACACCCGGCTCCGGCCGCGAGGCTCCGGCTTGGCCGGAGCCTCGCCCTCCCGGGAAATAAGACACTGCCAGCGGGTTCATGTCTCCACTCCGCGCGGTCGGGAATGAGCTATTGAGCGTGCAGTTCCCGTGTCCGGGTTGTCGGCCGGAAAGGCGGGAGAGCCATCGGTCGGCACCGTCGGTTGAGAAAAGACGCCTTGGGGCATCTCGAACAGATCGATCCCCCTGAACCCTCATCGTGTCGGTAAACGGCTTATGGCACGGAGTATGAGACGTGAAGTGATGCCTGGTACATGGTCCGGTTGGTACTGTCTGTTTTCGTAATCTGGGAAACAGGCTTTCGATCCTGTGCTTCCACGGCACATAGGCTGAAAAGCCTGTGCCACCAAAAACCAAACAGCCGCATCCGGATCGTGAATGAGCCACTGATCCCCGACGCTGCGCGACGAGCCGCAGTGGCGCACGCGCCCCGAATGATCCGGGTGGTCGTTCCCGTGTGGACGGAGGAAATGATGGCGCCACTGGCCGAGCTACTGTCACGGTTGCGTGCGGTGCGGGCACTCCGGTTCGACGCGCGGAGCGAAGCCGCGACCGGATGGAACGGTGTCGGGGCCGGCACGGTTACCGTGTCCGAACCGTCGGCCGGCGTTGTCGTGTTCGAGGAGACCGGAACGTGGCAACCGCCCGACAGGCCCGCGATCGGCTTCCGGAACGTGTTCCGGTGGTCGGTCGCCGGCGCGGTGCTGCGCCTGGAACACCTGCGGTTCGGCCCCGATGAACCCGTGTTCCTGATCGATATGGCGCCCGGCGCCGATGGCGAGTGGCACGAGGTCCGCCCGCATCAGTGCCGGGACGATTGCTACACCGCCGCCATGAAAATTGAGGGCGGCACGCTGCTGGTTGCGTGGTCCGTTCAGGGGCCGAGCAAGCGGGAGTCGATTCGGTACACCTACTGGTGAGACGCTCCCTTGCTGGGTTGAAATCACGGCGGGCACGCCTGTGCCTCGAATGTTCGTCACACTCGTGCCCCGGATCACCGTTCTGCCGAGGCTTTCGTCGCGACCGGGGGCTTGGGCCGAGTGACAACGGTCGGTTTGGCCGCCCCGCCGGCCGGCAGGACGCACACTTCGCCGCTCACCTGTTGCGCCGACCGGCCGGCCGCCCGGTAGGTGGCGTCGGCCGAGAGCCCCGCGATGAGGACCACCGAGAACCGCGGGTCGGTCGGGTTCGTCCCGGCCGCCACGACCGCCGTCCCCTCATGGGCATAGTACCGGTCCTGCACCCGGACGGACGCTGACCCGAACGTCACCGGGAACGCGGCGGCGTGGCGGGCGGCCACCGCGTTCGTTGGCGGGCGGCCGACGAGGAGGACGTGCCGCCCCTTCATGTCGGAGTCGGTCACCTCGGTGTCCGCCTTCGCCGGGATCGCGACGTTCCAGCCGCCGTTGAGAACCCCGTCCCGAAGGGCCGCCGCCGCCTCCCGATTGGCCGCGGCGTCGGCCCTGGTGCCGTACACGATGAGTGCCGATTCTGGCGCCTGGAGCCAGGTGTTGACCGCGAACGCGGGGCCTTCGATACGCGGATCGGCGGCCCACTTCGCCAGCCACCCGACTACGTCTTTTCCGGTCCGCTTGGCGAGGTCTTCAGCGAATTCGGTCGCCGAGACCTCCCGACCGGCGCGGGCGCGACTGAAGGCGTCCATCGCCTCGACAAATTGGGCCGGGCCGACGAATCCTCTCAGCTCGTGCAGGGTCAGCGCGCCGTACCCGACCTGTTCCCGGTGCCACCGGTCGCGGTCCAGTTCGACGTCGAGCGGGGCCGGGGGGGCGCCACCGGTCCGCTTCCAATCGGGCTGATTGGCCCTGGCCGCCAGATAGCCCGAACGGAACCGGAACAGGGCCAGCTCGACCGCCTCAGTCCGGGCAGTGGACTTCTCGCCCGAGTCGAGGGCGGCGACCGGCTCGTAGGCGGCCGACCCGGCGGTCAGCCACAGGTCGGCGTCGGTCTTCG from the Frigoriglobus tundricola genome contains:
- a CDS encoding DUF6314 family protein — its product is MAHAPRMIRVVVPVWTEEMMAPLAELLSRLRAVRALRFDARSEAATGWNGVGAGTVTVSEPSAGVVVFEETGTWQPPDRPAIGFRNVFRWSVAGAVLRLEHLRFGPDEPVFLIDMAPGADGEWHEVRPHQCRDDCYTAAMKIEGGTLLVAWSVQGPSKRESIRYTYW